The following are encoded together in the Numida meleagris isolate 19003 breed g44 Domestic line chromosome 19, NumMel1.0, whole genome shotgun sequence genome:
- the CHMP4B gene encoding charged multivesicular body protein 4b, with product MSGLLGKLFGAGAGGKGAGKGPSPQEAIQRLRDTEEMLSKKQEFLEKKIEQELAAARKHGTKNKRAALQALKRKKRYEKQLAQIDGTLSTIEFQREALENANTNTEVLKNMGFAAKAMKAAHDNMDIDKVDELMQDIAEQQELADEISTAISKPVGFGEEFDEDELMAELEELEQEELDKNLLEISGPEPVPLPNVPSISIPSKPAKKKEEEEDDDMKELEAWAGNM from the exons ATGTCGGGGCTCCTGGGGAAGCTGTTCGGGGCCGGCGCCGGCGGGAAGGGCGCCGGGAAGGGCCCGTCCCCTCAGGAGGCCATCCAGCGGCTGCGGGACACGGAGGAGATGCTGAGCAAGAAGCAGGAGTTCCTGGAGAAGAAGATCGAGCAGGAGCTGGCGGCCGCCCGCAAACACGGCACCAAGAACAAGCGCG CTGCTCTTCAGGCCCTAAAGCGTAAGAAGAGGTACGAGAAGCAGCTTGCACAGATAGATGGCACGCTGTCCACAATCGAATTTCAGAGGGAAGCCCTGGAGAATGCCAACACCAACACTGAAGTGCTTAAGAATATGGGTTTTGCTGCTAAAGCTATGAAAGCTGCCCATGACAACAT GGATATTGATAAAGTAGATGAATTAATGCAGGACATCGCGGAACAGCAAGAGCTGGCAGATGAGATTTCAACAGCCATCTCAAAGCCAGTAGGATTTGGGGAAGAATTTGATGAG GATGAACTCATGGCAGAACTAGAGGAACTAGAACAAGAAGAATTAGACAAAAACTTGCTGGAAATAAGTGGTCCCGAACCAGTACCACTACCAAATGTGCCCTCGATATCAATACCATCGAAGCCAG ccaagaagaaagaggaagaagaggatgatGACATGAAAGAGCTGGAAGCTTGGGCAGGAAACATGTAA